In Numidum massiliense, a single genomic region encodes these proteins:
- a CDS encoding carbohydrate ABC transporter permease, with amino-acid sequence MESDLQIQRTEEVPILREQKKPSFYIGRTLTYAVLILWSVFTFFPFYWMLTSALTDPNASVALRFSLIPQEITLDSFIYFFTFNEHVWRWLFNSIFISSVITASNVLFAAMAGYAFAKLRFPGKNTIFWILMCAIMIPGQVTLIPLYILIINVFDMADTYAAIILPSLATVFNVFLMKQYLTSIPSTLIDAARIDACTEFGIFRKIILPLAKPGLAVLAIFTFVGQWNDFFWPFLVTQTSEMRTIQVGLASFRFADSTQFGPMMAGAVIASVPMIILFFSLQRYFLQGITIGALKG; translated from the coding sequence ATGGAGTCTGACTTGCAAATACAGCGCACTGAAGAAGTCCCTATACTGAGGGAGCAGAAAAAGCCGTCTTTTTACATCGGCCGCACGCTGACGTATGCGGTGCTCATTTTATGGTCCGTTTTTACGTTTTTTCCTTTTTACTGGATGTTGACATCGGCACTGACCGATCCAAATGCGTCGGTGGCACTTAGATTTTCGCTTATTCCGCAAGAGATTACACTCGATTCGTTCATATACTTTTTTACGTTTAACGAACACGTGTGGCGCTGGTTGTTTAATTCTATTTTTATTTCGTCCGTCATTACGGCATCGAACGTCTTGTTTGCCGCGATGGCCGGTTATGCCTTCGCCAAACTAAGATTTCCCGGGAAAAACACGATTTTTTGGATTTTGATGTGTGCGATTATGATTCCGGGGCAAGTGACGCTGATCCCGCTGTACATTTTGATTATTAACGTGTTTGATATGGCGGATACGTATGCAGCGATCATCTTACCATCGCTAGCAACAGTGTTTAACGTCTTTTTAATGAAGCAATATTTAACGTCGATCCCGTCGACATTAATTGATGCCGCGCGGATCGATGCGTGTACGGAATTCGGCATTTTTCGGAAAATAATCTTGCCGCTGGCAAAGCCGGGTCTCGCCGTGCTAGCGATTTTCACGTTTGTCGGGCAGTGGAACGATTTTTTCTGGCCATTTCTCGTGACGCAGACGAGCGAGATGCGTACGATCCAGGTTGGACTAGCTTCGTTCCGCTTTGCCGATAGCACCCAGTTTGGCCCGATGATGGCCGGAGCGGTTATTGCCTCCGTCCCGATGATCATCTTGTTTTTCTCGCTGCAGCGCTATTTCTTGCAAGGGATTACGATCGGGGCATTGAAAGGTTAA
- a CDS encoding sugar phosphate nucleotidyltransferase, protein MKLILLSGGSGKRLWPLSNDSRSKQFLHVLKNEQGELESMVQRVWKQLQSCGLNESTVIATSKNQVDAIENQLGTHVPLIIEPERRDTFPAIALAATYLYSVAGASLDTVVGILPVDPYVEGRFYKRVVQLEQVLRATDAEIALIGVKPTYPSAKYGYIVPQKASTGVADAAEGAITVSHFKEKPSEEVAAALINEEQALWNCGVFAFKLEYIISLLEKEQLPLHYEELIKQYNRLPRNSFDYEVVEKAKRIVALSYDGDWKDLGTWNTLTEEMGTALIGRGVVSADSRNTHLINELDIPVAVLGVSDAVVAVSPDGILVTDKEKSPAVKDIIAGLNQRPMYEERRWGSYKVLDYKKTAHGMEVLTRRIGMKSGKHIRYEQHLKRSAVWTIVEGEGELVLEGEIKRVVPGDTVQIPIAAKHGIKALSELEFVEVLTGRELVDESGVTIYDTWEEVEKYCHYVSN, encoded by the coding sequence ATGAAGTTGATCCTCTTGTCCGGCGGATCGGGGAAGCGACTGTGGCCACTTTCGAATGACTCTCGTTCCAAACAGTTTCTACACGTGTTAAAAAACGAACAAGGCGAGCTAGAGTCGATGGTTCAGAGGGTTTGGAAACAGTTGCAATCTTGCGGGCTAAACGAATCTACCGTAATTGCAACGAGCAAAAACCAAGTCGATGCCATTGAGAACCAACTAGGGACACACGTTCCGCTCATTATTGAACCTGAGCGGCGCGACACGTTCCCTGCTATTGCTTTAGCGGCTACATATCTTTATTCCGTCGCTGGCGCTAGCCTCGATACGGTTGTCGGCATCCTGCCAGTCGATCCGTACGTGGAAGGCCGTTTTTATAAGCGGGTTGTACAATTGGAGCAAGTACTTCGTGCCACGGATGCGGAAATAGCGTTAATCGGCGTAAAACCGACGTACCCTTCGGCGAAATACGGTTATATCGTGCCGCAGAAGGCGTCAACAGGGGTGGCAGACGCGGCGGAAGGTGCCATTACGGTTAGCCACTTTAAAGAGAAGCCGAGTGAAGAGGTAGCGGCGGCGCTCATAAATGAGGAGCAGGCTCTTTGGAACTGCGGCGTGTTCGCCTTTAAGCTCGAATATATCATTTCCTTACTCGAGAAGGAGCAGTTGCCGCTGCACTACGAGGAACTTATAAAGCAGTACAACCGTCTACCGCGCAACAGTTTTGACTACGAAGTGGTAGAAAAGGCTAAACGAATCGTTGCCTTATCGTATGACGGGGACTGGAAGGACCTCGGCACGTGGAACACGCTTACCGAAGAGATGGGTACGGCTTTAATCGGTCGTGGGGTCGTAAGTGCCGACTCTAGAAATACACACCTCATCAATGAGCTGGACATTCCAGTTGCCGTGCTCGGTGTGTCCGATGCCGTCGTCGCCGTCAGTCCAGACGGGATCCTAGTAACAGATAAAGAGAAGAGTCCGGCGGTGAAAGATATCATTGCAGGTCTTAACCAACGTCCGATGTATGAGGAACGCCGCTGGGGATCGTACAAAGTACTCGATTATAAAAAAACGGCGCACGGGATGGAAGTGTTAACGCGGCGCATCGGGATGAAAAGCGGTAAACATATTCGCTATGAACAGCATTTGAAACGAAGTGCCGTATGGACCATTGTAGAGGGGGAAGGCGAGCTGGTGCTCGAAGGGGAGATCAAACGAGTCGTACCCGGCGATACGGTGCAAATCCCAATCGCAGCCAAACACGGGATAAAGGCGCTTAGTGAACTTGAGTTTGTCGAAGTACTAACAGGTCGGGAACTAGTTGACGAGAGTGGGGTAACGATCTACGATACGTGGGAAGAAGTAGAGAAGTATTGCCATTACGTGAGCAATTAA
- a CDS encoding ABC transporter substrate-binding protein, producing MRRYKKIMYLLFVAVLSVALLAGCNSGTSSGDKEDNGNSGKTEEPAAKGDEKKKDVVKVWTFPVEAEYNDNFARIKEAFEEANPHITIEKEELSWAEGIKKFDTAINAGNPPDIMFVTPSAKYAQTGLMVPVEDYADASALEDFDANALEYMKIDNKLYGLPLYMKLHTIAGNPKLMDEIGLDWKKIQREGWTWDEFKKAIKKGTKKNADGKQQYAFVFHGAETDPTELLDHMNLNNGLISAIDKDGKYQYTSPKFLETLKFIRSLIDEDLMPKESNQITPTKRMEYFYSEQAMIIGKAMPYYEVVIGNHNQDVKDKKASAGQKEVDFVLLPEPHHKDAEAVTPGGVDGYAMFKQKNYKGNVDQDTHLKNVANVLVALTSKEAGASAVVLRLPQVTKSGDEMWKDKYEMKPENKEMLDRLFEKVVPPVQVDPELSQKAIKLYDEVIKAKYPALLGGDVTAEDMHKAIVERAEKDFGDNIVK from the coding sequence GTGAGGCGTTACAAGAAAATCATGTATTTGCTGTTCGTGGCGGTCCTTTCGGTGGCGCTCCTGGCCGGGTGTAACAGTGGCACGTCTTCGGGTGACAAGGAGGATAATGGCAATTCTGGGAAGACCGAGGAACCGGCGGCTAAGGGCGACGAGAAGAAAAAAGATGTCGTTAAAGTGTGGACATTTCCCGTAGAGGCGGAATACAACGACAACTTTGCCAGGATTAAAGAGGCTTTCGAAGAGGCGAACCCGCATATTACGATTGAAAAAGAAGAGCTCTCCTGGGCAGAGGGGATAAAGAAGTTTGACACGGCGATCAACGCAGGTAATCCGCCGGACATTATGTTCGTTACGCCCTCGGCCAAATACGCACAGACAGGTTTAATGGTACCGGTTGAAGACTACGCCGATGCGAGTGCTTTGGAAGACTTTGATGCGAACGCACTCGAATACATGAAAATCGACAATAAACTGTACGGTTTACCGCTGTACATGAAGTTGCATACGATTGCCGGTAACCCGAAATTGATGGATGAAATCGGGCTCGACTGGAAGAAGATCCAACGAGAAGGTTGGACGTGGGACGAGTTTAAAAAGGCGATCAAGAAGGGAACGAAGAAAAACGCGGACGGCAAGCAACAGTACGCGTTCGTCTTTCACGGAGCCGAGACAGATCCGACTGAACTGCTCGATCATATGAACTTGAACAACGGTCTTATTTCCGCTATTGACAAAGACGGTAAGTATCAGTACACGAGCCCGAAGTTTTTGGAAACGCTTAAGTTTATCCGCTCGCTTATAGACGAGGATTTAATGCCGAAAGAGTCGAACCAGATTACGCCGACGAAGCGCATGGAGTACTTCTACTCCGAGCAGGCGATGATTATCGGGAAGGCGATGCCGTACTACGAAGTCGTCATCGGCAATCACAATCAAGACGTGAAAGATAAAAAAGCGTCCGCTGGTCAGAAAGAAGTCGATTTTGTCCTTTTACCCGAACCGCATCACAAAGATGCGGAAGCGGTGACACCGGGTGGCGTCGACGGCTACGCGATGTTTAAGCAGAAAAATTATAAAGGGAACGTCGATCAAGACACGCATTTGAAAAACGTCGCTAACGTTCTCGTCGCTTTGACGTCGAAAGAGGCTGGCGCGTCTGCGGTCGTGTTACGATTGCCGCAGGTGACGAAGTCAGGGGACGAAATGTGGAAAGACAAGTATGAAATGAAGCCGGAAAACAAAGAAATGTTGGATCGACTATTTGAAAAAGTCGTGCCGCCGGTGCAAGTTGATCCGGAGTTGTCGCAAAAAGCGATCAAGCTTTACGACGAAGTCATTAAAGCGAAATACCCGGCCTTACTCGGTGGGGATGTCACGGCCGAAGATATGCACAAAGCGATTGTAGAGCGGGCCGAGAAAGACTTTGGCGACAACATCGTGAAGTGA
- a CDS encoding ABC transporter ATP-binding protein: MAQVVFERVTKTFKDEKRGYFNAVDDVSFTIEDREFVVFVGPSGCGKSTSLRMIAGLEKQTKGNISIGDTVVNQLQPKERDIAMVFQDYALYPHMTVYENLSFGLRNLREKKTAIAQKVKNAAHILGIEHLLDRKPRELSGGQRQRVAIGRAIVRNPKVFLFDEPLSNLDAKLRLQMRVELAELHKELQTTIIYVTHDQVEAMTLGQRIVVMNEGTIQQFATPDELYHRPSNLFVAGFIGAPSMNFVDCRVDRDKLVLADLSFPIPEKYRASCQDYDGQTVVLGIRPENMFDPQTVQQLKNEVSFDIEVKVVERLGNENLLYFDQFEQQFTARVDAESRLLAGDRAKIVMSTDKIHLFDKETGEALARDE, translated from the coding sequence GTGGCACAAGTAGTGTTTGAGCGCGTAACGAAAACGTTTAAAGATGAAAAAAGGGGTTACTTCAACGCTGTCGACGACGTCTCCTTTACGATCGAAGACCGGGAGTTCGTCGTTTTCGTCGGCCCGTCCGGTTGTGGCAAATCGACGTCGCTGCGCATGATCGCTGGCTTGGAAAAACAGACGAAAGGAAATATATCGATCGGCGATACAGTCGTGAACCAGTTGCAGCCGAAAGAGCGGGATATTGCGATGGTCTTTCAAGACTACGCGTTGTACCCGCACATGACCGTTTACGAAAACCTTTCCTTCGGCTTGCGTAATTTGCGGGAAAAGAAAACGGCGATCGCACAGAAAGTAAAAAATGCAGCACACATTTTGGGCATCGAACATTTGCTGGATCGCAAGCCGCGGGAACTGTCCGGGGGTCAAAGACAGCGGGTCGCAATCGGACGCGCGATCGTACGTAACCCGAAAGTGTTTCTTTTCGATGAACCGCTGTCTAATTTGGACGCGAAATTGCGGCTGCAAATGCGCGTCGAATTGGCAGAGCTGCACAAAGAACTGCAAACGACGATCATTTATGTGACGCACGATCAAGTCGAGGCGATGACGTTAGGCCAGCGCATCGTCGTCATGAACGAAGGGACGATCCAACAGTTTGCGACTCCCGACGAACTGTACCACCGACCGAGCAACTTGTTTGTCGCCGGCTTTATCGGCGCTCCTTCGATGAACTTCGTCGACTGCCGCGTCGACCGGGACAAGCTCGTACTAGCGGACCTATCCTTTCCGATCCCAGAAAAGTACCGCGCCTCGTGTCAGGATTACGATGGGCAGACGGTCGTCCTTGGGATTCGCCCGGAAAATATGTTCGATCCACAGACGGTGCAGCAGCTAAAAAATGAAGTAAGCTTCGACATTGAGGTGAAAGTGGTGGAACGGCTCGGCAACGAAAACTTGCTCTACTTCGATCAGTTCGAGCAGCAGTTTACAGCGCGCGTCGATGCAGAAAGCCGCTTACTAGCGGGTGACCGCGCGAAAATCGTCATGAGCACCGACAAAATTCACCTCTTCGATAAAGAGACGGGAGAGGCACTTGCCCGCGATGAGTAG
- a CDS encoding DUF624 domain-containing protein, whose product MDTNTISGTREGSATHTMSRTRNGSTMNRGPETKGHSAKGTVSDVLKKSGHEVYENILTVVGVSVLSFLVVAPGILFLKPPLFGIVFMLLTAAPALAAAFYAMRQKLERRSIQTFKYTVFFTGFKKFYGRALTYGLVMAAFTLILVTSWWYYWHNQTFFPLVIALFQTYFYVFVNLAFMYTVPILVSEDCSILTSFHRSLQLFLGNGLYSAGAVLQIVTVGALLLVTVISAPLLLTGTVAVFLLNTYENLVAQPAEACKKRE is encoded by the coding sequence ATGGACACCAACACCATTTCCGGAACGAGAGAAGGTTCGGCGACGCACACGATGTCTAGAACGAGAAATGGCTCGACAATGAACAGAGGTCCCGAAACGAAAGGTCATTCGGCGAAAGGCACCGTTAGTGACGTTTTGAAAAAAAGCGGCCACGAAGTGTATGAAAACATTTTAACGGTCGTCGGCGTCAGCGTATTGTCTTTTTTAGTCGTCGCTCCGGGGATTTTGTTTTTGAAACCCCCGCTATTCGGCATCGTTTTTATGCTGCTCACGGCCGCCCCTGCGCTCGCCGCCGCCTTTTACGCTATGCGACAGAAGCTAGAGCGGCGGTCGATTCAAACGTTTAAGTATACAGTGTTTTTTACCGGGTTTAAGAAGTTTTACGGTCGGGCGTTGACGTATGGTCTCGTTATGGCCGCCTTTACACTTATTTTAGTTACCTCTTGGTGGTACTATTGGCATAACCAGACGTTTTTTCCGCTTGTGATCGCTTTATTTCAAACGTATTTTTATGTATTCGTGAACTTGGCGTTCATGTACACCGTACCGATTCTCGTCAGTGAAGATTGCAGCATCCTAACTAGTTTTCATCGGTCGCTGCAATTGTTTTTAGGTAACGGTTTGTATAGTGCGGGGGCAGTATTGCAAATTGTTACCGTTGGCGCGCTATTACTCGTAACTGTCATAAGCGCACCGCTACTTTTAACGGGAACTGTCGCCGTCTTCTTACTGAACACTTATGAAAACTTAGTCGCACAGCCAGCTGAGGCGTGTAAGAAAAGAGAATAA
- a CDS encoding lipopolysaccharide biosynthesis protein, whose protein sequence is MTVVLKDSILLSGHRLAKSISQLVITMILARVLTKGEMGIYQQILIITVTLSSFIPFELPTSFSYFFNKTNEKKQQQSVIANTFFTLFVLGLVTFLVLMLLYDRGWMMAEHKTAGFSLWVALWCSAMISGSYLENLYVSTKRAKTFSLFMLLYYVGYFATIVAVTLMTQDLLLIVQLTALWECARVIALHVIFNRVESLSLRLNLPLLKEQVSYTLVVGAVTAANVLTLFTDKILVNSFYPLEQFAVFSIASKEIPFVYTVTVSVVTAMLPKLSAIFNVERSPERTLKMWVDASKALAVIIFPLFWVLLFYNRAFIEIVYSASYLEGAGIFIIYLLKFPLSFTVFYTLLLVSGKQKLVLKNAVIVVVVNLLLSVVMMFAFGIVGIAVATVLTAYLGIYLQQKDVCKVFAIKQRELLPYGMIAKTFLLSGATTLVIYTLFSFLPIDHRLAFVLGGTLAMIGYVALAFYRKDLDVNVLLDALRRKQNRSDQQTA, encoded by the coding sequence GTGACTGTTGTGCTGAAGGATTCTATTTTACTGTCCGGGCATCGCTTGGCCAAGTCGATTTCACAGTTGGTCATTACGATGATTCTCGCCCGCGTATTGACGAAGGGCGAGATGGGGATTTATCAACAAATACTCATTATTACTGTCACGCTAAGTTCGTTTATCCCTTTTGAGCTCCCGACATCCTTTAGCTATTTTTTCAATAAGACGAATGAAAAAAAACAGCAGCAAAGCGTGATCGCCAACACGTTTTTCACGTTATTCGTCCTCGGTCTAGTGACGTTTCTCGTATTGATGCTGTTGTATGACCGCGGCTGGATGATGGCCGAGCATAAAACAGCGGGCTTTTCGCTATGGGTGGCACTCTGGTGCAGCGCGATGATTAGCGGTAGTTACTTAGAAAACTTGTACGTGTCTACAAAGCGGGCGAAAACGTTTAGTTTGTTCATGTTGCTCTACTATGTGGGCTACTTTGCGACGATCGTCGCTGTGACGCTGATGACGCAAGATTTACTGCTCATCGTCCAGTTGACGGCCTTGTGGGAGTGTGCGCGGGTTATTGCGTTACACGTCATTTTCAATCGGGTAGAGTCGTTATCGCTACGTCTCAACTTACCGTTACTAAAAGAGCAAGTGAGCTATACGCTTGTCGTCGGGGCAGTGACGGCAGCAAATGTCCTCACACTATTTACTGACAAAATATTAGTGAACAGTTTTTATCCGCTCGAACAGTTTGCCGTCTTTTCGATCGCCTCGAAAGAGATCCCATTCGTTTACACGGTAACTGTCTCGGTCGTTACAGCGATGTTGCCGAAGTTAAGCGCCATTTTCAACGTCGAACGCAGCCCAGAGCGGACGTTAAAAATGTGGGTCGATGCGAGTAAGGCGTTAGCGGTCATTATTTTTCCGCTGTTTTGGGTGCTGTTGTTTTACAACCGGGCGTTTATCGAGATTGTGTATTCTGCTAGCTACTTAGAAGGAGCAGGCATTTTTATCATCTATTTGTTGAAGTTTCCGTTAAGTTTTACCGTTTTTTATACGCTGCTACTCGTTTCGGGGAAGCAAAAGTTAGTGCTCAAAAATGCGGTCATCGTCGTTGTCGTCAATTTGCTATTGAGCGTCGTCATGATGTTCGCTTTTGGTATCGTCGGGATCGCTGTCGCAACGGTGCTTACTGCGTACTTAGGCATTTACTTGCAGCAAAAAGACGTGTGTAAAGTGTTTGCGATTAAGCAGCGAGAGTTGCTGCCGTACGGTATGATTGCCAAAACGTTTCTGTTGTCGGGGGCGACGACTTTAGTTATTTACACACTGTTTTCGTTTTTGCCCATCGACCATCGGCTCGCCTTTGTTCTCGGTGGCACACTGGCGATGATCGGCTACGTGGCACTTGCGTTTTACCGCAAAGATTTAGATGTAAATGTATTGTTGGACGCTTTGCGCCGCAAACAAAATCGTTCCGATCAGCAGACGGCGTAG
- a CDS encoding sugar transferase: MNVSTATARKEDPVQQQRPVIHVADHKTYLLIKRLADILLASVGLIILSPLFLIVAICIKLEDPRGKIFFKQKRVGKNEREFYMYKFRSMLSNAEELLPSLLHKNEVSGAMFKMKNDPRVTKVGRFIRKTSIDEFPQLWNVIKGDMSLVGPRPPLPREVKEYDDYAKQRLLVTPGCTGLWQVSGRNDLGFAEMVALDLEYISKRSVRYDLKLILKTVKVLFGDKDAF; the protein is encoded by the coding sequence ATGAACGTGTCTACTGCAACTGCTAGAAAAGAGGATCCGGTTCAACAACAACGACCGGTCATCCACGTTGCCGATCACAAGACATATTTACTGATTAAGCGTTTAGCCGATATTTTACTAGCTTCAGTAGGGCTCATAATTCTTTCACCGCTTTTCCTCATTGTCGCTATTTGCATTAAACTAGAGGATCCACGAGGTAAGATCTTTTTCAAGCAAAAGCGGGTAGGCAAGAATGAACGCGAGTTTTATATGTACAAGTTCCGCTCGATGCTGTCCAACGCGGAAGAGTTATTACCGAGTTTACTGCACAAAAACGAAGTTTCGGGTGCGATGTTTAAAATGAAGAACGATCCGCGGGTGACGAAAGTCGGGCGCTTTATCCGCAAGACGAGTATCGATGAATTCCCGCAACTGTGGAACGTGATCAAAGGGGACATGAGCCTCGTCGGCCCGCGTCCGCCACTTCCTCGCGAAGTGAAAGAATACGACGATTACGCGAAGCAGCGCTTGCTCGTGACACCTGGCTGCACTGGGTTGTGGCAAGTGAGTGGACGCAACGATCTCGGCTTTGCGGAAATGGTGGCGTTAGATCTCGAGTACATTTCTAAGCGAAGTGTGCGTTATGATTTAAAGCTCATCCTTAAAACGGTTAAAGTGTTGTTCGGCGACAAGGATGCGTTTTGA
- the galU gene encoding UTP--glucose-1-phosphate uridylyltransferase GalU, with translation MVKIKKAIIPAAGLGTRFLPATKALPKEMLPIIDKPTIQYIIEEAIASGIEDIIIVTGKGKRAIEDHFDHAVELEQNLIAKEKFELLEQVQRISNMVDIHYIRQKEPQGLGHAVWCARKFIGDEPFAVLLGDDIVEADKPCLKQMIEQFEVTQSSVIGVQTVPTEETHRYGIICSESQQGRLYKVADLVEKPQENPPSNLAIMGRYILTPEIFRFLENQPIGVGGEIQLTDAIQSLCDVQDVYAYDFDGTRYDVGEKLGYVLTTIHFALKNEEIKDRVSSEIQKLLRAEVVTK, from the coding sequence ATGGTGAAAATAAAGAAGGCCATTATTCCTGCTGCGGGGCTTGGAACGAGGTTTCTACCGGCGACGAAAGCACTGCCGAAAGAAATGCTTCCCATTATTGACAAACCGACGATCCAGTACATTATCGAGGAAGCGATTGCTTCCGGCATCGAAGACATTATTATCGTGACGGGTAAAGGAAAGCGTGCAATTGAGGATCACTTTGACCACGCGGTCGAATTAGAACAGAATTTGATTGCGAAAGAGAAGTTCGAGCTGTTAGAACAAGTGCAGCGCATCTCCAACATGGTCGACATTCATTACATTCGGCAAAAGGAACCGCAAGGTTTAGGTCACGCCGTCTGGTGTGCGCGCAAATTTATCGGCGACGAGCCGTTTGCCGTTCTTTTGGGAGACGACATTGTCGAAGCGGACAAGCCGTGCCTAAAGCAGATGATCGAACAGTTTGAAGTGACGCAGTCGTCCGTGATCGGCGTGCAAACCGTACCTACAGAGGAAACGCATCGGTACGGCATCATCTGTTCGGAGTCACAGCAAGGGAGACTGTACAAAGTGGCCGACCTCGTCGAAAAGCCACAAGAAAATCCCCCTTCTAACTTAGCGATCATGGGGCGGTACATTTTAACACCGGAAATTTTCCGCTTTTTGGAGAATCAGCCGATCGGTGTCGGCGGCGAAATTCAACTGACTGACGCCATTCAATCACTGTGCGACGTACAAGACGTGTATGCGTACGATTTTGACGGGACAAGGTACGATGTCGGAGAGAAACTCGGCTACGTCTTAACGACGATTCACTTTGCTTTAAAAAACGAGGAAATAAAGGATCGGGTTTCCTCGGAAATACAAAAATTACTGCGAGCAGAAGTAGTAACAAAGTGA
- a CDS encoding carbohydrate ABC transporter permease, with product MKQFIRDHGWAYVFIAAPVLVFLTFTLYPIVHAFLISFQKYNVSGSEWIGLENYRDIFTSELFGKAFIVTVIYTVGTVPVNVLISLGLALLIFKLGKKSQTFFKASFYLPAVTSGVTLALVWLWMYDPMPEGLFNQLLNVFGVSNVNWLGSKDTALFSLMLMTYIGGHGAGIILYLASLGGIPKTIYEAADIDAASAWSKFKNITWPLLKPTTLYMFVIGVIGSFQVFVPIYLMTGGGPDHATTTIAYLIYQNAFEYFEFGIAAAQSFVLAVMIVIVSVLQFKYLGSDVEY from the coding sequence TTGAAGCAATTTATTCGCGATCACGGCTGGGCGTATGTGTTTATTGCGGCACCGGTGCTCGTCTTTCTAACGTTTACGCTGTATCCAATCGTGCATGCGTTTTTGATCAGTTTTCAAAAATATAACGTGTCTGGTTCCGAGTGGATTGGTCTAGAGAATTACCGCGACATTTTCACGAGCGAGTTGTTCGGCAAAGCGTTTATTGTGACAGTTATTTACACTGTCGGGACGGTCCCTGTGAACGTGCTCATCTCACTCGGTTTGGCACTCCTTATTTTTAAGTTAGGAAAAAAATCCCAGACATTTTTTAAGGCTTCCTTTTATTTACCGGCCGTCACCTCCGGTGTCACATTGGCTCTCGTGTGGTTGTGGATGTATGACCCGATGCCGGAAGGGTTGTTTAACCAGTTGTTAAACGTGTTCGGCGTCTCCAATGTGAACTGGTTAGGGTCAAAAGACACCGCCTTGTTCTCTTTAATGCTGATGACGTATATCGGCGGCCACGGTGCAGGCATTATTTTATACCTTGCTTCTTTGGGCGGCATTCCAAAAACGATTTATGAAGCAGCTGACATCGACGCGGCGAGTGCGTGGTCCAAGTTCAAAAATATTACGTGGCCACTGCTAAAGCCGACGACATTGTACATGTTCGTCATCGGCGTGATCGGTTCCTTCCAAGTATTTGTGCCGATTTACTTGATGACGGGAGGCGGACCGGATCATGCGACAACGACGATTGCCTACTTAATCTATCAAAATGCCTTCGAGTACTTTGAATTCGGCATTGCAGCAGCGCAATCGTTCGTGTTAGCCGTCATGATCGTGATCGTTTCTGTATTGCAGTTTAAATATTTAGGATCTGACGTTGAATATTAA
- a CDS encoding CpsD/CapB family tyrosine-protein kinase — MNRQQLANTKRTAKYTYTDPTSKVAEQYQRILANMEGAAHTVVVTSISRGAGTTTTVSNLAVALAARGAKTLLVDANLRHPAVHDVFTEGQANDGGLTSVLSGKRTLAKAVTATGVKSLTCLTSGPLPSGHPANLFTAEKFAALLEEATQLYEYVLLDSPPILTYADAQIVANHCQGSILLLNSGETAQEAALQAKQLLTSAEARLLGVILNKRTS; from the coding sequence TTGAATCGTCAGCAACTCGCAAATACGAAGAGGACGGCAAAGTATACGTATACGGACCCGACATCGAAAGTCGCGGAACAATATCAGCGCATACTTGCGAACATGGAAGGCGCGGCGCACACGGTAGTGGTCACATCTATTAGCCGCGGAGCGGGAACGACGACGACAGTTAGCAACTTAGCGGTTGCACTGGCAGCGCGTGGTGCAAAAACGTTGTTGGTCGATGCGAACTTGCGGCACCCGGCTGTGCACGACGTGTTTACTGAGGGCCAGGCGAACGACGGCGGTCTCACGAGTGTGCTATCGGGGAAGCGTACGCTCGCTAAGGCGGTTACCGCAACGGGCGTCAAGTCGCTCACTTGTTTAACGAGTGGACCGTTGCCAAGTGGCCATCCGGCTAATTTGTTCACCGCGGAGAAGTTTGCTGCTCTATTGGAGGAAGCGACGCAGTTGTACGAATACGTCCTTCTCGATAGCCCACCGATCCTCACTTACGCCGACGCTCAAATTGTGGCCAACCACTGTCAAGGATCGATCTTACTACTAAATAGCGGCGAGACGGCGCAGGAGGCGGCGTTACAGGCAAAACAACTGTTGACGAGCGCGGAGGCACGACTGTTAGGTGTCATCTTAAATAAGCGCACCAGCTAG